One Streptomyces sp. CNQ-509 DNA window includes the following coding sequences:
- a CDS encoding nuclear transport factor 2 family protein, with the protein MLDEDARKQVALEYCRRINEGDVDGVLGLFADPLHVEDPVGDKTFIERAAYRAHIARLVSYGVHELPGAPVAGLDREHVALPITAELRPEGVPRGKFVRISLIAVMRIGANGLIRHMRVISGRTDMAVHDAAEAADAARFG; encoded by the coding sequence ATGCTGGACGAGGACGCGCGCAAGCAAGTCGCCCTGGAGTACTGCCGGCGGATCAACGAGGGCGACGTCGACGGCGTCCTCGGCCTCTTCGCCGACCCGCTCCACGTCGAGGACCCGGTCGGCGACAAGACCTTCATCGAACGCGCCGCGTACCGCGCCCACATCGCCCGACTGGTGTCGTACGGCGTGCACGAGCTCCCCGGCGCGCCGGTCGCGGGACTGGACCGCGAGCACGTCGCCCTGCCCATCACCGCCGAGTTGCGCCCGGAGGGAGTGCCGCGGGGCAAGTTCGTCCGCATCTCGCTGATCGCGGTCATGCGGATCGGTGCCAACGGTCTCATCCGCCACATGCGGGTCATCAGCGGCCGCACGGACATGGCGGTCCACGACGCCGCCGAGGCCGCGGATGCCGCACGGTTCGGTTGA
- a CDS encoding cyclopropane-fatty-acyl-phospholipid synthase family protein codes for MKLSLWEDLRMLGNLALVRMISDPEKKTARLYEMYPPDRLVVEDTNYYNLGYWPGCTKLDEAAQALADEVADTAEFKPDDTILDVGFGYGDQDFHWIDKYGPSKIIGINITKTHIRIATDRAKERGLTDRIDFREGSATAIPLPDNSVDKVVALESAFHFATRADFFAEAHRVLRPGGVLVTADIIPMEGGKPKADIRSHAIKWIRVMIDDANWYPRKRYGEILESAGFESVEVRSIRDEVYEPWREYHVRRLQDPTFKSRSSKLFYKMVAVAHRDQDLLKDELKSLDYVVSAARKPQKP; via the coding sequence GTGAAGCTGTCACTGTGGGAAGACTTGCGGATGCTGGGAAACCTCGCCCTGGTCCGTATGATCTCCGACCCCGAGAAGAAGACGGCACGGCTGTACGAGATGTACCCGCCGGACCGGCTGGTCGTCGAGGACACCAACTACTACAACCTCGGCTACTGGCCGGGGTGCACCAAGCTCGACGAGGCGGCGCAGGCCCTCGCCGACGAGGTGGCCGACACGGCCGAGTTCAAGCCCGACGACACGATCCTCGACGTCGGCTTCGGCTACGGAGACCAGGACTTCCATTGGATCGACAAGTACGGCCCCAGCAAGATCATCGGCATCAACATCACCAAGACGCACATCCGGATCGCCACCGACCGCGCCAAGGAGCGCGGACTGACGGACCGGATCGACTTCCGCGAGGGCTCCGCGACCGCGATCCCGCTGCCTGACAACAGTGTCGACAAGGTGGTGGCCCTGGAGTCGGCGTTCCACTTCGCCACCCGCGCGGACTTCTTCGCCGAGGCGCACCGCGTCCTGCGCCCGGGCGGCGTGCTGGTGACCGCCGACATCATCCCGATGGAGGGCGGCAAGCCGAAGGCCGACATCCGCTCGCACGCCATCAAGTGGATCCGCGTCATGATCGACGACGCCAACTGGTACCCGCGGAAGCGGTACGGCGAGATCCTGGAGTCCGCGGGCTTCGAGAGCGTCGAGGTCAGGTCGATCCGCGACGAAGTCTACGAGCCGTGGCGCGAGTACCACGTGCGCCGGCTCCAGGACCCGACGTTCAAGAGCCGGTCCAGCAAGCTCTTCTACAAGATGGTGGCCGTCGCCCACCGCGACCAGGACCTGCTGAAGGACGAGCTGAAGTCCCTGGACTACGTGGTGTCCGCGGCCCGCAAGCCGCAGAAGCCGTAG
- a CDS encoding type I polyketide synthase, giving the protein MASSNEEKLRDYLKAVTADLRQTRQRLQSLEERDHEPIAVVGMACRYPGGAVSPDALWELVSAGGDAIGEFPADRGWDLEAVFDADPDKAGTSYARRGGFLYDLPEFDAGLFGVSPREAAAMDPQQRLLLELAWEALERAGIAADGLRGSATGVFAGTSAADYGPRLHEATAGAEGYMLTGTTPSVASGRIAYTLGLEGPALTVDTACSSSLVAVHLATRALRARECTMALAGGATVMSTPGMFVEFSRQRGLASDGRCKSFSDDADGTGWSEGAGMLVLERLSDARAAGHPVLAVIRGSAVNQDGASNGLTAPNGPAQQRVIAQALADARLTARQVDAVEAHGTGTSLGDPIEAQALLATYGREHSAEQPLWLGSVKSNIGHTQTAAGVAGIIKMVQAMRHGRLPRTLHSETPSRHVEWAGGGVALLAEEVDWPESDRPRRAAVSAFGISGTNAHVILEEGPPPAEPAERSGEGGPRTALWTLSARTGEALRARAAELAEAVRTEEPPAAGDVGWSLATTRAAFDERAVVLGGDTAELAEGLAALAADRGSPRVVRGSAVSGAARPVFVFSGQGAQWPGMAVGLWDSEPVFAASMERCAAALAPYTGYTLREKLTAPADDAAWERDDVVQPLMWAVMVSLAELWRHHGVTPAAVVGHSQGEFAAAVAAGALSLEDGARLVAVRSRVVHALSGHGSMASVSLPVAEVEKRLAETGGDVGVAAVNGPSATVVAGVDADVRAFMRDCEEQGVRTRTVPIAYASHSPLVEPVREEMLRELAAITPRAGEVPFYSTVTGEPMPTESLDAAYWYRNLRSPVLFAQTVERLMDAGHTVFLEMGPHPVLVPAIEQVLDATETDGRALGTLRRDEDGEPRFKQALAEAYAAGVVPDWQVLFPDARTVPLPTYPFQRRRYWLADRDDRAPRAAQTRAGGSDEAFWALVEQADTEALRRELPEVGEDALRAVVPALHRWRSRTRTDAALAGQRYEIGWRPAAERRTPGPDGHWLLVTRTGAAGRLADWADAAGAALSARGAGVTVVELDERADDERAGIARRLSAALAGEAVDGVLSLLPLDERPHPGHAALPSGVGGLLGLVQALAGLGVAAPVWSLTCAAVKALDDDVLAHPEQAETWGLGRVVALEQPQLWGGLVDLPERPGDEDWLRLCAVLAGGAGDEDQVAIRPGGPRVRRLLPAPAPADSPVWQPGGTVVVTGGSGSLAPHLARWLADGGAEHIVLASRRGPDAPGHEALAAELAGRGVGVTALSCDLTDRDSVRALLRRAAELGGPVRAVVHAATSTRLEPLADATAAGVAEVLAAKALGAVHLAESMDPDGPAELVFFSSIAAVWGSGEHGAYAAANAFLDAYAQQLRGRGRKVTSVAFGAWRSEVLPEGLDEAQLERQGLPLLDPELALAGLGREVAGAGGGRPVTLVDVDWETFAPVFASARPRPLLDEIPAVRGALRRSAEAGGTGAADGGDTGERLRKLAGLPEAARGREVLDVVTAEVAAVLGHSPADRPAPMRTFKELGFDSLTAVALRNRLRAATGLSLPVTLVFDHPSPQALARFLTGQLGTAGEQAAPGSVHEELDRLAAALDAAPVEGAERAAVRDRLQALAAALAGGGTAASGRGEDDDADLDDASTDDLLKIIDDEFGPAEPGPTASTTG; this is encoded by the coding sequence ATGGCCAGCAGCAACGAGGAAAAGCTCCGCGACTACCTGAAGGCGGTCACCGCCGATCTGCGCCAGACCCGGCAGCGGCTCCAGTCGCTGGAGGAGCGCGACCACGAGCCGATCGCGGTCGTCGGGATGGCGTGCCGCTACCCCGGCGGCGCGGTGTCGCCGGACGCGCTGTGGGAGCTGGTGTCGGCGGGCGGTGACGCCATCGGCGAGTTCCCCGCCGACCGGGGCTGGGACCTGGAGGCGGTCTTCGACGCGGACCCGGACAAGGCGGGCACGAGCTACGCGCGCCGCGGCGGCTTCCTCTACGACCTGCCGGAGTTCGACGCCGGGCTGTTCGGGGTGTCGCCGCGGGAGGCTGCGGCGATGGACCCGCAGCAGCGGCTGCTGCTGGAGCTGGCCTGGGAGGCGCTGGAGCGGGCGGGGATCGCGGCCGACGGGCTGCGCGGCTCCGCCACCGGCGTGTTCGCGGGCACCTCGGCGGCGGACTACGGGCCGCGGCTGCACGAGGCGACCGCCGGCGCGGAGGGCTACATGCTGACGGGGACGACGCCGAGCGTCGCCTCCGGGCGGATCGCGTACACGCTCGGTCTCGAGGGCCCGGCGCTGACGGTCGACACGGCCTGCTCGTCCTCGCTGGTGGCGGTGCACCTGGCCACGCGCGCGCTGCGCGCGCGGGAGTGCACGATGGCGCTGGCGGGCGGCGCGACGGTGATGTCGACGCCGGGGATGTTCGTGGAGTTCTCGCGGCAGCGCGGGCTGGCGTCCGACGGGCGGTGCAAGTCGTTCTCGGACGACGCCGACGGCACCGGCTGGAGCGAGGGCGCGGGCATGCTCGTGCTGGAACGGCTCTCCGACGCACGGGCGGCCGGGCACCCGGTACTCGCGGTGATCCGCGGCAGCGCGGTCAACCAGGACGGCGCCTCCAACGGCCTCACCGCGCCCAACGGGCCGGCGCAGCAGCGGGTCATCGCCCAGGCCCTTGCCGACGCCCGGCTCACCGCGCGGCAGGTCGACGCGGTGGAGGCACACGGCACGGGCACGTCGCTGGGCGACCCCATCGAGGCCCAGGCGCTGCTGGCGACGTACGGCCGGGAGCACAGCGCGGAACAGCCGCTGTGGCTCGGCTCGGTGAAATCCAACATCGGGCACACCCAGACCGCCGCGGGCGTGGCCGGGATCATCAAGATGGTGCAGGCCATGCGGCACGGCCGGCTGCCGCGCACGCTGCACTCCGAGACCCCGTCCCGGCACGTCGAGTGGGCCGGGGGCGGCGTCGCGCTGCTGGCCGAAGAGGTCGACTGGCCCGAGTCGGACCGGCCGCGGCGGGCGGCGGTCTCCGCGTTCGGCATCAGCGGCACCAACGCGCACGTCATCCTGGAAGAGGGCCCGCCTCCCGCGGAGCCCGCGGAGCGCTCCGGCGAGGGCGGGCCGCGTACGGCGCTGTGGACGCTGTCGGCCCGTACGGGCGAGGCGCTGCGGGCGCGGGCCGCGGAGCTTGCCGAGGCGGTACGCACCGAAGAGCCGCCCGCCGCAGGGGACGTGGGCTGGTCGCTGGCGACCACGCGGGCCGCGTTCGACGAGCGGGCCGTGGTACTGGGCGGCGATACCGCAGAGCTGGCCGAGGGCCTGGCGGCGCTGGCCGCGGACCGCGGCTCCCCGCGCGTGGTGCGCGGCAGCGCGGTGTCCGGCGCGGCGCGCCCGGTGTTCGTCTTCTCCGGGCAGGGCGCGCAGTGGCCGGGTATGGCCGTGGGGCTGTGGGACTCCGAGCCGGTGTTCGCCGCGTCGATGGAGCGCTGCGCCGCCGCCCTCGCCCCGTACACGGGCTACACGCTGCGCGAGAAGCTGACCGCACCCGCGGACGACGCCGCGTGGGAGCGGGACGACGTCGTACAGCCGCTGATGTGGGCGGTGATGGTCTCGCTCGCCGAGCTGTGGCGCCACCACGGCGTGACGCCGGCGGCGGTCGTGGGCCACTCGCAGGGCGAGTTCGCGGCGGCCGTGGCCGCGGGGGCGCTGTCGCTGGAGGACGGCGCCCGTCTGGTGGCCGTACGCAGCCGGGTCGTGCACGCGCTCTCCGGGCACGGCTCGATGGCCTCGGTGTCGCTGCCCGTGGCGGAGGTGGAGAAGCGGCTCGCGGAGACCGGCGGCGACGTCGGTGTCGCGGCCGTCAACGGCCCGTCGGCGACGGTCGTCGCGGGCGTCGACGCGGACGTGCGGGCGTTCATGCGCGACTGCGAGGAGCAGGGCGTGCGGACGCGAACCGTGCCCATCGCCTACGCCTCGCACTCGCCGCTCGTCGAGCCGGTGCGCGAGGAGATGCTGCGCGAGCTGGCGGCCATCACCCCGCGGGCCGGGGAGGTGCCGTTCTACTCCACCGTCACCGGCGAGCCGATGCCGACCGAGTCGCTGGACGCCGCGTACTGGTACCGCAACCTGCGCTCCCCCGTGCTCTTCGCGCAGACCGTGGAGCGGCTGATGGACGCGGGGCACACCGTGTTCCTGGAGATGGGCCCGCACCCGGTGCTCGTGCCCGCGATCGAGCAGGTCCTCGACGCGACGGAGACCGACGGCCGGGCGCTGGGCACGCTGCGCCGCGACGAGGACGGCGAGCCGCGCTTCAAGCAGGCGCTGGCGGAGGCGTACGCGGCCGGTGTGGTGCCGGACTGGCAGGTGCTCTTCCCCGATGCCCGTACGGTGCCGCTGCCCACGTACCCGTTCCAGCGCCGCCGCTACTGGCTCGCCGACCGCGACGACCGCGCTCCGCGGGCGGCGCAGACCCGGGCGGGAGGGTCCGACGAGGCGTTCTGGGCGCTGGTCGAGCAGGCCGACACCGAGGCGCTGCGCCGGGAGTTGCCGGAGGTCGGCGAGGACGCGCTGCGCGCGGTGGTGCCGGCGCTGCACCGCTGGCGCTCCCGGACCCGTACGGACGCGGCGCTCGCCGGTCAGCGCTACGAGATCGGGTGGCGCCCGGCCGCGGAGCGGCGGACCCCGGGGCCGGACGGGCACTGGCTGCTGGTGACCCGGACGGGGGCCGCCGGGCGGCTCGCCGACTGGGCCGACGCGGCGGGTGCCGCGCTCTCCGCCCGCGGCGCCGGGGTGACCGTGGTCGAGCTGGACGAGCGGGCCGACGACGAACGTGCCGGCATCGCACGGCGGTTGTCGGCCGCGCTGGCCGGCGAGGCGGTCGACGGCGTGCTGTCGCTGCTGCCCCTGGACGAGCGCCCGCACCCCGGGCACGCGGCACTTCCGTCGGGCGTCGGGGGGCTGCTGGGGCTCGTGCAGGCGCTGGCGGGGCTGGGCGTCGCCGCGCCCGTCTGGTCGCTGACGTGCGCCGCGGTGAAAGCCCTGGACGACGACGTGCTCGCGCACCCGGAGCAGGCGGAGACATGGGGTCTCGGCCGGGTGGTGGCGCTGGAGCAGCCGCAGTTGTGGGGCGGCCTGGTCGACCTCCCGGAGCGGCCGGGCGACGAGGACTGGCTGCGCCTCTGCGCGGTGCTCGCGGGCGGGGCGGGAGACGAGGACCAGGTGGCGATACGGCCCGGCGGCCCGCGCGTACGGCGGCTGCTGCCCGCGCCGGCGCCCGCGGACAGCCCGGTCTGGCAGCCGGGCGGCACGGTCGTCGTCACCGGCGGCTCGGGCTCGCTGGCGCCGCACCTGGCGCGCTGGCTGGCCGACGGCGGAGCGGAGCACATCGTGCTGGCCAGCCGCCGCGGCCCCGACGCGCCCGGCCACGAGGCGCTGGCCGCCGAACTCGCCGGGCGGGGCGTAGGAGTCACGGCGCTGTCCTGCGACCTGACCGACCGCGACTCCGTACGCGCCCTGCTGCGGCGGGCCGCGGAGCTGGGCGGGCCGGTCCGCGCCGTCGTGCACGCCGCGACCTCCACCCGGCTGGAGCCGCTTGCCGACGCCACCGCCGCCGGGGTGGCGGAGGTGCTGGCCGCCAAGGCGCTCGGCGCGGTGCACCTGGCCGAGTCGATGGATCCGGACGGTCCCGCGGAGCTGGTGTTCTTCTCCTCCATCGCCGCCGTCTGGGGCAGCGGCGAGCACGGCGCGTACGCGGCGGCGAACGCCTTCCTCGACGCGTACGCGCAGCAACTGCGCGGCCGGGGCCGGAAGGTGACGTCCGTCGCCTTCGGCGCATGGCGCAGCGAGGTGCTGCCTGAAGGGCTGGACGAGGCGCAGTTGGAGCGGCAGGGCCTGCCGCTGCTCGACCCGGAGCTGGCGCTCGCCGGCCTCGGCCGGGAGGTGGCGGGCGCGGGCGGCGGGCGGCCGGTGACGCTGGTCGACGTGGACTGGGAGACGTTCGCCCCGGTCTTCGCCTCGGCCCGGCCGCGGCCGCTGCTGGACGAGATCCCCGCGGTACGGGGCGCGTTGCGGCGCTCCGCGGAGGCGGGCGGGACCGGCGCGGCGGACGGCGGCGACACCGGGGAGCGGCTGCGGAAGCTGGCCGGGCTGCCGGAGGCGGCGCGCGGGCGCGAGGTGCTGGACGTGGTGACCGCCGAGGTGGCCGCGGTGCTGGGTCACAGCCCGGCCGACCGGCCCGCGCCGATGCGGACGTTCAAGGAGCTGGGCTTCGACTCGCTGACCGCGGTGGCGCTGCGCAACCGGCTCCGCGCGGCGACGGGCCTGTCGCTGCCGGTGACGCTGGTCTTCGACCACCCCAGCCCGCAGGCGCTCGCCCGGTTCCTCACCGGCCAGTTGGGCACGGCCGGCGAGCAGGCGGCGCCCGGCTCCGTACACGAGGAACTGGACCGGCTGGCCGCGGCCCTGGACGCGGCGCCCGTCGAGGGTGCGGAACGCGCCGCCGTGCGCGACCGGTTGCAGGCGCTCGCCGCCGCGCTGGCCGGAGGCGGCACGGCGGCGAGCGGGCGGGGCGAGGACGACGACGCCGACCTCGACGACGCCAGCACCGACGACCTACTGAAGATCATCGACGACGAGTTCGGCCCGGCGGAGCCCGGACCGACGGCATCGACCACCGGCTGA